The nucleotide window GTGCGAGGCGGTCGCCCGTGACCTTCGTGAGCCACGTGTTGATCAGCGGAGCGAGACCACCGAAACACATGGCACCGAGGTTGTAGACGATCGCCATGCCAGTCGAGCGAATCTGCACAGGGAACGCTTCGGCGAGCGCAGCAGCCGAGGGCCCCCAAAAGAAGCTCATCAGGAATGCGGACACCAGTTCAAAGCGGATGAGGCTGACAGCACCCGGCGCGTTTACGAGCGACGCGAGAAGCGGATACGCGAGGACGCCGTACAGCAACATCGCGGGCACCATCACACGCCGGCGGCCATAGCGGTCGGACAGATAGCCCGTGAACGGACACATCAGGAGCAGGACCACCGCGCCGACGAGCATGCCAAGCTGTCCCGTGCCGGCGTCGAGTCCGAGCGCGCCGCTGGCGAAGAGCGGGATGTAGATCAGCCCGACATACGCCGATGTCGTACAGATCGCCACGATGCCAAGCGTGCCGAGAAGCTGGCGCGGATAGCGGCGCACGATCTCGACGAGCGAGAGACGAGCCTGCGGTGTGTGACGTTTCTGGTTGATGAAGGCAACGAACTCCGGCGACTCGTCGACACGCGAACGGATGTAGTAGCCGATCGGACCGATTAGCGAACCGAACACGAAGGGCAGTCGCCAACCCCATTGCTGCAGCGACGCCGGCGTCAGGTTGTGCAGCAGCAGATACGCGACTGCGCCGCCGAGCGCGAACGACAGCGCCTGCGAACAGGCCTGGAAGCTGCCGATCAGATTGCGGTGACCTCGCGGCGAGTATTCGAGCAGCATGGCGGTCGCACTGGCAAATTCGCCGCCCGCCGAGAAACCCTGCAGCATCCGCGCGCCGACAATCATCACCGAGGCGGCGATCCCGATTGTTGCGTAAGATGGGGTGAGACCGATCAGAAGCGTGCCGGCGGACATCATCAGAATGATCGCCGAAAGGGCGGCCTTGCGCCCGGCGCGGTCCGCGTACATGCCGAGCAGCACGCCACCCACCGGTCTCACAAGGAAAGCGATGCCGAAGGATGCGAACGCAACCATCAGTGTCGCCGCCCCGCCTTGAGGGGGAAACATAAGACGCGAAATGATGAGAGAAAAGCTGCTGAAAATGCCGAAATCAAACCATTCCAGCCCGTTGCCGATCACCGATGACACGATCGCCCGGCGGCGGGCGCGTGGTGCGATGGTCGGTTCGGGAAGGATTTCTTGCGTTGCCATTGGCGCCTCGTGACATGAAAGCGAAAGTCGGATCCCGGTGGGAACCAGTGTCACGATCGTAGAGCGACCGGGTGATCGGTCATAGCCAACGAAACAATTCGGTGTAAGGTTTTGCTTTACACGGGGGCAATCGACATTCAATCCCCTTCGATGAATTCGACAGAGTTCATCATTCGTCTGATGGACGGTTCGTCGCTGTCGCGACAGGCTTTAGCTGCCTCGACAAAGCACTCGACCATCAACTGCGCGGCAGCGCTTGGCGTATCGCCGCGCCGCATGATGAGGCTGGTGGTCATTTCGGGGAGCTCGTCCTGAATGGGCAGCGCCGTCATCCGCGTGCGCATCAGCGGCGATTCGACCAATGGCCACGGGCACACAGTCAGCATCTCGCTGCCTTCCATCATGGCCATCGAAATCAGCGTAGAGCGTGCGTAGTGCACCTGATTAGGCGACAGCGCGAGCCCGTGGCGAGCGAGCATGGTGCTGTGCCGCTGTTCGTGCATGTCTTCGCGCATGGTCATGACCCAGCTTTGATCGGCGAGATCGCGCAGCGACGTGCACTTGGCAAGTGGATGCCCGACGCGACCGACAATGGCGAGTCCGCATGAAAACAGGTCGCGCGAGATGAAGTTCGCGCTTTGACTTTTTGGTGGGGCGAGACCGATCGAAAAATCGAGCGTGCCGTCGCGCAGGGCGGAGTGAGACGTGCCAATTGCTTCCGAGAAATCCAGACGCACGCCGGAGCGCATTCGCTGAAAATCGGCTAGTGCACGTGGCAAGATGGTTTGCGACACCCATGGCGTCGCACCGATCGTCACTGCGCCACCCTTCAATCCGCGAATCTGTTCGATTTCCTCCTCAGCGCGATCAATCTGCGCGAGGATGAGGCGTGCGTGTGCGAGCAGCCGCCGGCCAGCATAGGTCAACGCCACCCCTTGGGGCTGGCGCGTGAACAGGGGGGCGCCCGTGTGACGTTCCAGCTCGCGCAACGCAAGGCTCACGGCCGTAGCGGAGAGGCCGAGTTGCTCCGCAGCCGCACGCATGCTGCCTTTTTCTGCGATGTGCGTAAAACATCTTAAATGCTGGATCTTCATGAAAGTTCAAAGCCTGTGACGGGCGCCATTGCCGTCAGCATGATAGCGAGAACACTCGCCGCGCGCCGCAAACACACGTGGAGCGTGTCAACGCAGCATGAGTTTTCAGGTTGGGTTCTGCCGCATTTGTCGATCCAATGGCAACCCGCGTCCACAGTAACAATTGGAGCTAACGTCAAGATTTTGCGCGGATCAGGGAATCGACGACATGCCGGGTGGCCGTCTCGAAGCGGACCGATAGCGGACCGGCGCAAATCGTTTCTCAGTGGCCCAATCGGGTCGAAAGTGCGCATCCGCTTACGGTGAGACCGGGCACTCGCGACCGCCGACCTGCGAATGGCAGGAAAGCGCCCCGTAGCCGCCTGACCAACGCAGATACTCGACTGTCGGGCCGATAACATAACTTGCCCTTGATCGACGACGTACAATGACTACTGCGCTCCCGCTTCTGCGTGCGCATCAGCTTGGTCGCTTTCGTTGGCTTCTTTTGCCGCTTGCTGTCCCTCGCGCGGGGAACAAGGAGGTCAGCATCCAGGTCACCGGATCGGCATATTGGATAACAAGTCCGAGGCCAATGCCCGCTCCCTTATAATCCCCGCATCGATAGTGATCTCACCGGCGGAGAGCCCCACTTTATGAGTCAGCCACATGGGCGATATTCGGAATCTCGAGATAAGGGTCCGCGTCAATCGCGCCAACCTTCGAAAACGACATCCCTCCGACAGAACAAGCCATATGTAAAGACACCACCGGCGCGAGACCCGGCCCAGACGGCGTCCATTTTCAAAACGCGTTCGTTCAAATGGCTTGTCGACGCGGTGGGCGCGGAGAATATTGCACTGGGACTCGATTCCAACCTGGCGCGCGTGGCCGAATTAATAAACGGCGAGCGATTCACACCCGAGACGGCCTTCCACATTGAAACGACGCTCGGGCTACCCGATGGGTTTTTCGATCAACCCAATCCCGCCCTCACATCCGAGACCATCAGTCGTTTGAAGGCGCCGCTTGACTTTATTCGCGCTCACGCTGAACCGGAATCGGCGGACGAGCAGGCATTGGAATCGGCTCCTGCAATACCTATGAATCACCATCGTACCCCCGCTGACCGTTTGCCAAGGGAATCAGAAATGTCAAAGAGGACCGCTGGCTGGTCGCCACAGGTAGCCGCGAAGCGCAAACCTACTGCGGTAACGGCTGCCGCGGCTCCTTCTTCGAAACCGGCGTAAGCGAAAGCCAAAGCGTCCGTGAAGTTGGGGACCCAGCAATCCTTGCCGCTGAACGAGGTGCCGACTCTGCAAAACATCCGTCGCGCTAATCTGCACGTACTCACCTCCCGTAAAGGATCGAAAGTGCGACTCAGCGCGGTGATGGGTATCAGCGCCTCCAACCTGGACAATCGTCTGTATGGACAGAAGCGCATGGACGACGCCGAAGCCAACCGTTTCACCGAACGCCTTGGGTTGCCAACTGACTGGCTGGACGTTCCGCGTTCAATCTCGGACATTCCTGAGTCTGTATCGACTCTGCTTGATCCGCTGCTGGGTCGATCTGCATCTGATCAGCAGGAAGTTCCAGCCGCAAAAACGCCGGAGGCGGCGGTAGCAAGAAAATCCGCGGGAAGAAAGGCAAAGGCCGCGAGCGATCGACACGACGCACCGTCCGAGGCGGCTCACGTCAGTGACGCCGCCGTGATGAAGGCCGCCGTGGAGCAACAGGATTCAAAACTCCCGTCTGCCTCAGATCTGGCAATCCGGCAACCTGTTGACACGGAGGTGCCCCCATCTGCATCCCACCAGCAGCCTGCGATGAGTCCCGTTACAGAGGTCGTCGCGGAGCCGCGCCATTCTGCTCCCGTGACCAGCCTGGACGATCTGACAGGAATAGAACCGATCGCGGAGGCGCTGATTAAGACGCTCGCAGGTAAGGCACGAACTGGTCGTCTGGACGAAAAGCAAGCGCTGGAACTATTGCGACAGATTGTGTCGCTCTAATCTGAACGGGAGTTGACAGGCATTTTGCGGCGGCCGCGCTGTCATAACGCCATTGCAGCTGCCACCAACTCCTTGCGTGTCGTCATGCTGATTTGCCTCGTCACCTCGTGCCGCTCCCGCCGGCCAATCCGACGGGCAGCTGAGGCAACCGGTCAGCGCAAGTTGCAATACCGATGAGTCAATGCGCCGGCCAAAATAGTTGTCGCTGACCGGCCGTGCTGCTTGACGCTGTCTAGCCTGGTGGCCTTGCCGTCATAAATTGCAACGGCGAGCGCGCCCCATACAGACGCAACCAGGTGGCATCGAAACGTGCCGATGAACGCAGCTCTGGCATGCACATTCGAGGCGGCAATCGCGTGACCCGAAAGCAGTCGACCGGAGGCGCCTCCGATCCTCAGACGTCGAGAGAGACGGTGCACCGGCTCCCATTTCGCGAACCCAGAAACTCAGGCGACGGCATGGCCGCACAGCCCAATCGTTGCTGCGGCACCGGCAGCTGCGAATTAGTTCACCCAATGGCACGTTCGATGGTGGTGATGGTCATAATGGCAGACTTTATGGCGGTGATGTTGGTCGGCTTGAGCGCTTAGCGGAGAAAGCGCACCCAGCCAAACGCACAAGCTCAAAGCGGCCAGTAGCAATTTTCCAGATTTCATTTGTTTCCCCGATTGGAGTTTGAAGGTAGCCACCCAAATCACATCCCTGCAAATCGCGACAGCAGCGCTGGAGCAGCGTGGCCCCGACTATTATGCTGCCTTTTTTGTCGCTGAAATGGCAATGACGCGGCGTGAGACCGGAATCGATGTGCGCGATGGTGTCGAATATCCGTACGTGGCCAAACCGGGTCGAACGCTAACCTCAAATCGATCGCCGCTCGCTGCGTTTATCGCTCCCGTCGCAGACGCTTACCGAATGGGCGCAGGAAAGTGAAACACCGCTTGATAGTTTCGCGGTCTGTTCCGGCAGCGACGTTGGCAAGAAGCGCCAGAAGGACGACGACATCGCACAGACCTTCACGTACGAACTACGCCAGTCGAACTCCACGAGAGGATCGCGTTTCTCCAGTTCCACTGACTTCTTCGCCCCGGAGCCGGAGCAGACCTGGCTGGTATAGGCGGCAATGGAGAACGCAGTAGTGGTAGTCAATACAGCGCGAGCATGCAGAAACAAGGACGGATTTCAGTGCGCGGCGCTTCGAGACGCAGGGAGACATTATTCCGTACGCTGCCCCGGGGTTATGGGCAACGTACGGGAGCAGAATACAAGCCTTGGTTACGAGCGCGGGATGCGAAATCGAAAGGCCGGTGCGGGCGCCCTCCACGCTATCACCAGAATTTCCCCTTCGCCTCGGTCGTCGCGCTTGCCCGCGCGTTTATCTCCACCGACCTCGCCCGAACGGGCGGCTGTGCGGCGAGTTATTCCTTAGTCGAGAAGGCCGAGAAAGCGTCCATGACCCGGCCGGAATAGGCGACCGCAGCGCCGGCGTTCATCGCAATGGCGACGCCCAGCGCCTCGGCGATCTCCTCACGAGTCGTGCCGAGGTCGATCGCCTTCTTCGTGTGATTCGCAATGCATCCGTCACTGCGGGTGGTCACAGCTACCGCCAACGAAATCAATTCGCGCGTTTTAGCGTCCAGGTGTCCCGTTTGAGCGTCGGCGGCGCAAATCTGGCGGTATCCCCCGATTGTCTCCGGGCTGGCCTCGGCCAGTTCTTTCACGGACCCGCTAACTTTGGGAAGAAACGACTTCCAGTCAATAAGCATGGGTGTGGTCTCCGTCGGAATATCATTTTCAGTGATAGGGATGACGACCTCTGCGACAGTATCGACGTCCCAGGATGAGTCGCTCTTTCATCTGAGGGAATCGTCGATGGCGAGATTACCATGATCGGGCTGGATATTGAGACGAACGAATTTCAGATTCACGGCGTTGAAACTGCCGGGCAGGTTCCCATACCATTCCGGTGTCGCCCGAATGCTCAAGGCCGCCATGCCCGAATCGCGGCGTAGTCGCGCCGGCGCGCCCGGTCGGTGTGCTTCCGTTGCCTTGACAATCACGACGCTGCGGCGATGTATCTCCGCAACGTCGCAGTATCGTTTGGATTCGCCCGGTGCACCGGCGAAGGAGTACACCGTTTCGAACCCGACGATGTTTAAGGTCGCGCAACACGGTTACCGACCGAAGGCTTTGGCTGATGACGCGACAAGCTTTGTCGGTGATTGACAGTCAGCGATCGGCGGCACATGACCCACAGGGGACAGCCGGTTTTCTCGATAGCAGACGCTCGCTGATGATCAGCCACTCAGCGCCTTCGTGCTAAACCGGGCCCTCTGTTACGCTCACGAATGTCTCGTTGGAGATGGGTTGCTTGCCGGAACACACCTCCGAGGGGTCGTGTTCCGGCTGGACTGCAGGGACGCTGCGGCCCCGTTTGCGTGGAAGGGCATCTTTTAATTGCCGACGTGCAGAAGCAATGGCGCGGATCTATAACAGTACTGTGGCCCGAAGATAACGTGCTGCCTGCTCGCCGGCCCCGACGCCGGCAATTCACCCCTGGAGGTTTAGCGAATACCGCCTGATGAATCCATGCTTTGTCTGTTCGAATTCCGATTGACCAGGTATCGGAGGTAATCATGAAGTACGAGTACCGCGGTTGGGTCATTGACGCAACCCCGGAGTTTTCGCTTGGACAGTTCTTCGCGCATGCGCGGATCGTCCGGGCGTCGCCTGACGATGATGCGGACACTGAAATGCACATCGCACGCAATCTTGCCTGGTTCGAATACGAAGATGAGGCGATCGAGCTTGCGCATCAATGGGCGATTGAGTGGATCGATGCACACGACGATAGCCTCGCCAGCACGGAGGCTGGTTCACTGACGCGGCAGGACGGTCTACCGGTGAACGCCCCGGCCAGATGAAAGTCCGGATACATGATCCTGACGCCGGGTAACGGACGCTGTAGCCAATCCACAACGCCTGCGTCAGCGATGAC belongs to Burkholderia sp. GAS332 and includes:
- a CDS encoding Predicted arabinose efflux permease, MFS family; translation: MATQEILPEPTIAPRARRRAIVSSVIGNGLEWFDFGIFSSFSLIISRLMFPPQGGAATLMVAFASFGIAFLVRPVGGVLLGMYADRAGRKAALSAIILMMSAGTLLIGLTPSYATIGIAASVMIVGARMLQGFSAGGEFASATAMLLEYSPRGHRNLIGSFQACSQALSFALGGAVAYLLLHNLTPASLQQWGWRLPFVFGSLIGPIGYYIRSRVDESPEFVAFINQKRHTPQARLSLVEIVRRYPRQLLGTLGIVAICTTSAYVGLIYIPLFASGALGLDAGTGQLGMLVGAVVLLLMCPFTGYLSDRYGRRRVMVPAMLLYGVLAYPLLASLVNAPGAVSLIRFELVSAFLMSFFWGPSAAALAEAFPVQIRSTGMAIVYNLGAMCFGGLAPLINTWLTKVTGDRLAPAWYIAASVVLGTLGVLVMTQRESVAQEASLHV
- a CDS encoding DNA-binding transcriptional regulator, LysR family, with the translated sequence MKIQHLRCFTHIAEKGSMRAAAEQLGLSATAVSLALRELERHTGAPLFTRQPQGVALTYAGRRLLAHARLILAQIDRAEEEIEQIRGLKGGAVTIGATPWVSQTILPRALADFQRMRSGVRLDFSEAIGTSHSALRDGTLDFSIGLAPPKSQSANFISRDLFSCGLAIVGRVGHPLAKCTSLRDLADQSWVMTMREDMHEQRHSTMLARHGLALSPNQVHYARSTLISMAMMEGSEMLTVCPWPLVESPLMRTRMTALPIQDELPEMTTSLIMRRGDTPSAAAQLMVECFVEAAKACRDSDEPSIRRMMNSVEFIEGD
- a CDS encoding alkylhydroperoxidase AhpD family core domain-containing protein → MLIDWKSFLPKVSGSVKELAEASPETIGGYRQICAADAQTGHLDAKTRELISLAVAVTTRSDGCIANHTKKAIDLGTTREEIAEALGVAIAMNAGAAVAYSGRVMDAFSAFSTKE